A window of the Bacteroides thetaiotaomicron VPI-5482 genome harbors these coding sequences:
- a CDS encoding glycoside hydrolase family 43 protein: MGDDYYAISSTFQYSPGMVIIHSKDLVNWTIKGHVVSDLRQISEEMNWTRMNRYGRGIWAGAIRYYQGKFYVYFGTPDEGYFMSTATDPAGPWEPLHCVKAEKGWDDCCPFFDDDGQLYFVGTHFADKYKTYLYRMTPDGKTLIENSKILINEGYGREASKLYKINGTYYHFFSEVKNGGRYIMMQRSSSITGPYLERKQLSHVQREYNEPNQGGLVEGPDRKWYFFTHHGTGDWAGRIASLLPVYWVDGWPIIGEVGQDGIGTMVWQAAKPSNEYPVRTPQSSDDFSKSVLSPQWEWNYQPRDEMWSLTERPGNLRLKAFRPLVTDNLLKAGNTLTQRCFRTNKNEVIVKMNIEGMVDGQKAGLCHYSKSYAMVGVRQSGKDRNLEFQTNKEKITGPAIKGNKVWIKSVWGLDGKSQFSYSTDGRKFTPFGEVYQLEWGYYRGSRIGIYCFNNIADAGYIDVDEFIYLY, translated from the coding sequence GTGGGGGATGATTATTATGCTATTTCTTCTACCTTTCAATATTCCCCAGGTATGGTGATCATACATTCCAAGGATTTGGTGAACTGGACGATTAAAGGTCATGTGGTTTCTGATCTGAGACAGATCAGTGAAGAAATGAACTGGACGCGTATGAATCGTTATGGCCGAGGTATTTGGGCAGGGGCAATTCGTTATTATCAGGGAAAATTCTATGTGTATTTCGGTACACCGGATGAAGGTTATTTTATGTCGACAGCTACCGATCCTGCGGGACCGTGGGAACCGTTGCACTGTGTAAAAGCAGAAAAGGGATGGGATGACTGTTGTCCTTTCTTTGACGATGACGGGCAACTATATTTTGTAGGTACCCATTTTGCTGATAAATACAAAACTTACCTGTACCGGATGACACCTGATGGGAAGACCTTGATCGAAAACTCTAAAATATTAATTAATGAGGGGTATGGTCGCGAGGCAAGTAAACTTTATAAAATCAACGGAACATATTATCATTTTTTCAGTGAAGTTAAAAATGGCGGTAGATATATCATGATGCAACGTTCTTCTTCAATTACAGGACCGTATCTTGAAAGGAAACAATTAAGTCATGTACAGCGTGAATATAATGAGCCTAATCAAGGCGGACTTGTTGAAGGTCCTGACAGGAAGTGGTATTTTTTTACCCACCATGGTACGGGTGACTGGGCAGGTCGGATTGCTAGTCTGCTACCGGTATATTGGGTCGATGGTTGGCCGATTATTGGTGAGGTTGGGCAGGATGGCATTGGCACAATGGTATGGCAAGCGGCCAAGCCTTCCAATGAGTATCCGGTTCGGACTCCACAATCATCTGATGATTTTAGCAAGTCGGTACTTTCTCCTCAATGGGAATGGAACTACCAGCCCCGGGACGAGATGTGGTCATTAACGGAAAGACCAGGCAATTTGCGGTTAAAAGCTTTTCGTCCATTAGTCACGGATAATTTGCTGAAAGCGGGAAATACCTTGACTCAGCGTTGTTTTCGTACAAACAAAAATGAGGTTATTGTAAAAATGAACATTGAGGGCATGGTTGACGGACAGAAAGCCGGACTGTGTCATTACTCTAAGAGTTATGCCATGGTGGGGGTACGCCAGTCCGGCAAAGACCGGAATCTGGAATTTCAGACCAATAAAGAGAAAATCACAGGTCCTGCGATAAAGGGAAACAAGGTGTGGATTAAATCTGTATGGGGGCTGGATGGAAAAAGCCAATTTTCATATAGTACAGATGGCAGGAAGTTTACCCCGTTCGGAGAGGTATATCAACTTGAATGGGGATATTACCGGGGAAGCCGCATTGGGATTTACTGTTTTAATAATATAGCGGATGCGGGGTATATCGATGTGGATGAGTTTATTTATTTATATTAA
- a CDS encoding glycoside hydrolase family 97 protein, translating into MKHSFNCLSYELLLYVLICIPFCSCSQKDTGVISPNGKICLSVEIKEDTEKDGFGKVFFNVEYKDGKTSRRVLSDTRIGLETQLMSFTDNIRLKSVSGTKLIEDDYVMLTGKRSHCQNRGNERIFRFENEKAETLDIVFRAYDDGIVFRYSLPSVQDKDSLTSEHTAYYIPEGTKRWIQNYSVGYEGFYPLKTRAERGKDNMWGYPLLLEPADSLFVLITEANILRGHSGSRLYNGNDMNQYQVRMTDDKLALGDSFTSPWRVLMIGSLSDIVESTLVTDVSEPNKISDTSWIMPGSASWVYWAHNHGSKNFKIVKDYIDLAVDMKWPYSLIDAEWNEMSNGGDIEDLITYSLSRNIKPMIWYNSSTAWMGPGPLYRLNSKENRIKEYTWLQKSGVVGVKIDFFPDDYSSNMDYYIDLLEDAAKYKLMVNFHGATIPRGWQRTYPHLMTMEAVYGAEWYNNKPILTDRAAEHNVTLPFTRNVIGSMDYTPGTFSDSQHPHITTCGHELALSVVFESALQHMPDRPEVYSSLPRKVREFLSGLPTAWDDTKLLCGYPGADIVLARRKGDVWYIGGLNGTNENKTLSFSLVPLQVEGKTMDVFKDGVDDKSFAIEEDIQLSNDKMDMSCLPRGGFVAVIK; encoded by the coding sequence ATGAAACATTCCTTTAATTGTTTAAGTTATGAATTACTGCTTTATGTGCTCATTTGTATTCCATTCTGTTCTTGTTCTCAAAAAGATACAGGTGTGATTTCTCCTAATGGGAAGATATGTCTTTCTGTTGAAATAAAGGAAGATACTGAAAAAGACGGTTTTGGCAAAGTCTTTTTTAATGTAGAGTACAAAGATGGTAAAACTTCCAGAAGGGTTCTATCTGATACCCGAATTGGCTTGGAAACCCAGCTTATGTCATTTACCGATAACATCAGGTTGAAATCTGTGTCCGGTACTAAACTAATTGAAGATGATTATGTGATGCTTACCGGTAAAAGAAGTCATTGTCAGAATAGAGGAAATGAAAGGATATTTCGGTTTGAGAATGAGAAGGCAGAAACCTTAGATATCGTTTTCAGGGCTTACGATGACGGGATTGTATTTCGATATAGCTTACCATCTGTTCAAGATAAGGATAGTCTGACATCTGAACATACAGCTTACTATATTCCAGAAGGAACGAAAAGATGGATACAGAATTATTCTGTTGGTTATGAAGGTTTCTATCCATTGAAAACCAGAGCAGAAAGAGGCAAAGACAATATGTGGGGCTATCCATTACTTTTGGAACCAGCCGATTCATTGTTTGTGTTGATAACTGAGGCCAATATACTTCGTGGACATAGTGGTTCCAGATTGTATAATGGAAATGATATGAATCAATATCAAGTGCGGATGACAGATGATAAATTAGCCTTGGGTGATTCATTCACATCGCCATGGAGAGTTCTTATGATAGGTTCTTTGTCTGATATTGTAGAATCTACTTTGGTAACAGATGTCTCTGAACCTAACAAAATTTCTGATACAAGTTGGATTATGCCGGGCTCTGCATCATGGGTATACTGGGCGCATAATCATGGTTCCAAAAATTTCAAGATTGTAAAAGACTACATTGACTTGGCTGTTGATATGAAGTGGCCATATAGTCTGATAGATGCGGAATGGAATGAAATGTCAAACGGTGGAGATATTGAAGATTTGATAACCTATTCTCTTAGTCGAAATATAAAGCCTATGATTTGGTATAATTCGTCAACTGCTTGGATGGGGCCGGGTCCTCTTTACCGCTTGAATAGTAAGGAAAACAGAATAAAGGAATATACTTGGCTTCAAAAGTCAGGTGTAGTAGGGGTTAAGATTGATTTTTTTCCTGATGATTATTCGTCTAATATGGATTATTATATTGATTTGCTGGAAGATGCAGCTAAATATAAATTAATGGTCAATTTTCATGGAGCTACTATTCCTCGTGGATGGCAAAGGACTTATCCTCATCTGATGACTATGGAAGCCGTTTATGGGGCAGAGTGGTATAACAATAAGCCAATACTTACAGATCGTGCTGCTGAACATAATGTAACATTGCCATTTACCAGAAATGTCATTGGCTCAATGGATTATACACCTGGTACATTCTCTGATTCCCAACATCCTCATATCACTACTTGTGGGCATGAACTAGCTTTGTCTGTTGTGTTTGAGTCAGCATTGCAGCATATGCCTGATAGGCCGGAGGTGTACAGTTCATTACCTCGAAAAGTAAGAGAATTCCTTTCGGGATTACCTACTGCTTGGGATGATACAAAACTGTTGTGTGGCTATCCGGGTGCTGACATCGTACTGGCACGACGTAAGGGAGATGTATGGTATATTGGAGGATTGAACGGAACTAACGAGAATAAAACTCTTTCTTTTTCATTGGTTCCTCTGCAAGTTGAAGGAAAAACGATGGATGTATTTAAGGATGGGGTGGACGATAAGAGTTTTGCCATCGAAGAAGACATCCAGTTATCAAACGATAAAATGGATATGTCATGTCTTCCTCGTGGAGGATTTGTGGCAGTAATAAAGTAA
- a CDS encoding alpha-L-fucosidase, with protein sequence MKAKKLLLLSLLFIAETLSAQNYQVPVSEQDEPMMQGKFQPTWESLANYKIPEWFRNVKFGIWAHWGPQCVEGSGDWMARSLYMENSPEYRHHIANYGHPSEFGFKDIIPLWKAEKWDPDKLVAFYKKIGAQYFFALGNHHDNMDLWDSKYQPWNSVNMGPKKDILKGWERAARKHGLYFGVSLHADHAWSWYETSQRHDTQGPKKGIPYDGKLTKADGKGKWWEGYDPQDLYAQNHPLSQDSWDNGTIHRQWAWGNGVCLPTQEYCTNFYNRTLDVINRYNPDLLYFDVTVAPFYPISDAGLKIAAHFYNHNMSMQKGKLNAVMFGKILDANQRKALVWDVERGAPNKIIDEPWQSCSCLGGWHYNTSIYNNNQYKSAADVVKLLVDIVSKNGNLLLSVPLRADGTFDEKEEKILNEFGNWMNINKEAIYQTRPWKIFGEGPIADKDVQLNAQGFNEWAYSKADAKEIRFTQTDKNLYATVLGWPEDGKILIRSLAEGNGLYPTKIGRVELLGYGKVSFTRTDKGLVVDIPAKSLKNIAPVLKIRK encoded by the coding sequence ATGAAAGCAAAAAAATTACTATTACTATCCTTGTTATTTATAGCGGAGACTTTATCTGCTCAAAACTATCAGGTTCCTGTTTCGGAGCAAGATGAACCTATGATGCAAGGGAAATTCCAGCCTACTTGGGAATCATTGGCTAATTATAAAATACCGGAATGGTTTAGAAATGTAAAGTTTGGCATTTGGGCTCATTGGGGCCCCCAATGTGTGGAAGGATCTGGCGATTGGATGGCTCGTTCTTTGTATATGGAAAATTCGCCTGAATATCGACATCATATAGCGAACTACGGTCATCCTTCTGAATTTGGCTTTAAAGATATTATTCCGTTATGGAAGGCTGAAAAATGGGACCCCGATAAGTTGGTTGCATTTTATAAAAAAATAGGTGCTCAGTATTTTTTTGCTTTGGGTAACCATCATGATAATATGGACCTTTGGGATAGTAAGTATCAACCATGGAACTCGGTTAATATGGGGCCTAAAAAAGATATATTGAAAGGATGGGAAAGAGCAGCGCGTAAACATGGACTTTATTTTGGGGTCAGTCTGCATGCAGACCATGCCTGGAGTTGGTATGAGACTTCCCAAAGACACGATACTCAAGGTCCTAAAAAAGGTATTCCGTATGATGGGAAATTAACGAAAGCTGATGGAAAAGGAAAGTGGTGGGAAGGATATGATCCTCAGGACTTGTATGCTCAGAATCATCCGTTAAGTCAGGATAGTTGGGATAATGGTACAATTCATAGGCAATGGGCATGGGGAAATGGAGTTTGTTTACCAACACAGGAATATTGCACTAATTTCTATAATCGTACACTTGATGTAATAAACCGTTATAATCCGGATTTGTTGTATTTTGATGTAACTGTTGCACCTTTTTATCCTATAAGTGATGCAGGCTTAAAAATTGCGGCTCATTTTTATAATCATAATATGTCAATGCAAAAGGGTAAATTGAATGCCGTAATGTTTGGTAAGATTCTTGATGCAAATCAACGTAAAGCTTTGGTATGGGACGTAGAACGTGGAGCTCCTAATAAAATAATAGATGAACCTTGGCAGTCATGTTCGTGCCTTGGCGGGTGGCATTATAATACGTCTATTTATAATAATAATCAATATAAGTCGGCAGCTGACGTAGTGAAGCTGTTAGTTGATATTGTCAGTAAAAATGGTAACTTACTTCTGAGTGTCCCGTTGCGTGCAGATGGTACATTTGATGAAAAAGAAGAAAAGATATTGAATGAATTTGGTAATTGGATGAATATCAATAAGGAAGCAATCTATCAAACGCGTCCATGGAAAATATTTGGTGAGGGACCTATAGCGGATAAAGATGTTCAACTCAACGCCCAGGGGTTTAACGAATGGGCCTATAGTAAAGCTGATGCAAAGGAAATACGTTTTACACAAACAGATAAAAATTTGTATGCTACAGTTTTAGGATGGCCTGAAGATGGGAAAATCTTAATTAGGTCTTTAGCGGAAGGTAACGGGTTATATCCCACTAAAATAGGCAGAGTAGAGTTGCTTGGTTACGGAAAAGTATCTTTTACACGTACTGATAAGGGACTTGTTGTTGATATACCCGCTAAATCGTTGAAGAATATAGCCCCTGTCTTGAAAATTAGAAAATAA
- a CDS encoding L-rhamnose mutarotase gives MSSIQGYKMKEYSMPTKRYCQTLSLKNNPILIEEYRKIHSEEKAWPEIRAGIRAVGILEMEIYILGSQLFMIIETPLDFDWEIAMDKLSNLPRQAEWEKYVSKFQDCPYLSSSAEKWKLMERMFYLYED, from the coding sequence ATGTCGTCTATTCAGGGATACAAAATGAAAGAGTATAGCATGCCTACAAAGAGGTATTGCCAAACTTTAAGCCTTAAAAATAATCCGATTCTGATTGAAGAGTATCGTAAGATACATAGTGAAGAAAAGGCATGGCCGGAAATAAGGGCGGGGATACGTGCAGTAGGGATTCTGGAAATGGAAATTTATATATTGGGATCACAACTTTTTATGATTATAGAAACTCCACTGGACTTTGATTGGGAGATAGCTATGGATAAACTGTCTAATCTTCCGCGGCAGGCTGAGTGGGAAAAGTATGTGTCTAAATTTCAAGACTGTCCGTATTTGAGTTCTTCTGCTGAAAAATGGAAGTTGATGGAACGTATGTTTTATCTGTATGAAGATTAG